From the genome of Glycine soja cultivar W05 chromosome 14, ASM419377v2, whole genome shotgun sequence:
aacttaatcttgctaataacctctattacaaaaaattgataatcttcaaaaatcagcttgttcttagacagccagatgcagtagactgtaaattgctatagccagacaacgtaattttccttgaacacctgatgtggatctgcccctaattaaagagtcagtaatgcgctgtaaagaagtgaaacgcctgcggaaaggagccaaatcacgaatgtgagcccaaacttggagagatttcctgcaagaaaagaacaaatgagcatttgactcagcctcatttgaacataaagggcagagggaacccttgttcaaaaaagcaattttgtcaagagtaagcagccggttccttttagcaagccacaaaatgaaagacatcttaggggggattgctgggttccatataacagaacatcaactaacagtaggcttgacacctctaatgtattcatagactttgtcaacaagcaattgttcattggtgctccaagattgaatcctctttttggcctcttccgtacttagctctttagagataataaagtcccttatttgaatgattttctttatcaaaactgaatCTAATGAAGATTGTAATTCTCATATTAGTATGTCTTAGACCCAAGTTATATTGTATTTGGTTATGTTGGAAGTGATACCTATGCTTTATGGTTGTTTTTTAAATGGAAAGTGTTCAAGATAGGAAACCAACATTGAGCTTATCAGCTAATGGAGTCTAAGTTTGGCTTATGACTAATTCCTATGCATAGGTACCCTCCTGGCCATGGTGATGTCTTCCCATCATTATTGAACAGTGGCAAACTTGATGCACTATTGTCACAGGTTGATCCTAGAGCTCAAGTTGTTTCTAGTTTgactgtatttatttatttttcataatcattatcatcattatatctttattttccttttgttcTTACAGGGTAAAGAGTACGTGTTTGTTGCCAATTCGGATAACTTGGGAGCTATAGTTGACTTGAGTATCCTTATTTAAGTTTCATTGGttctttctgttttgtttaTAATGATTTTTGGCTATATTGCTTATCATTTATACATAAAAACAGTGTCTTTAGTGCCATCTGTGTACTTGACTCATTGATGTAGAAATCTTGAATCATTTGATCCAGAACAAGAATGAATACTGTATGGAGGTAATAAGGAAAGATGGTTGTTATTGtgtaacttttattttcagacttcacatctttttaatatattttttctttttttttttcctgtctaTTATGCAGGTGACTCCCAAAACATTGGCTGATGTAAAGGGGGGCACTTTGATTTCTTACGAAGGAAGGGTTCAGGCATGTAATCTTgctgattttatttctttacaaCCAAGGTTTATCTGATTATTTCAGAcactagtaatattttttttttcaagtctcTCTCTGTAAACTTGCTTCTGTGTAATATATTCTTTCTGTAATTTATAtctcaaaaaagaaatataaaaaaatccatcTAGAGTTCAACGATTATCAtgctctctttctctttttggtctaatgataaaatcaaaatcaatggaaatctcaagaatgtTTCTATTGAGTGACATTTATCTTTGATTCTTTAATGCAGCTCCTGGAAATTGCACAAGTCCCAGATGAACATGTAAGCCTCTAAATTTGTCTCTTATTCTTGGATCATCTCCCTCTTCCCAGCATaggcaatttttaaaaataaattatttagttattttatgtaaatataatGCTGAATAAGAAGGGAAGTGATTAAGCATTAACACATTCACTGAGATGGGATTggcttgtttgatttaattattttgtggtCTAATCAAGGATTACTAAGCTGAACTGAAGTTAATGTGTTGATCTTTGACTGGAGATGTGACATCAGTGGATAcacttttttcaaaaaagaaagtgaaaaaatataaaccatggttctttttgtcattttcatgaGATTTCCTTTCTGGAAAGTGTTTGAAGGCTACCGATGATACATAAGTTATTTTATGGCAATATACATTGGCAGCGGTTACTTTGGTAACTTATGTTAAGTAAACACCAGTAAATTGATAGGTATAAGGAGTTCATATCTCAATGCAATTGCATGACATCTTTTACTTCACAAGTAGTGGATACTGTTGATGATATGAAGACGTGAACTGTAATTAAGAactgttaacttttttttttctataaaaagatATTCATTATTCTCATTGATGATATAATGTTTGTGATGGTAAGTGATAATACTTGCTTTTGCAATTCTTTTGACCCAATTTATGGTAGCTGGAACATGTTGTAAATAATGATGTTAAGCCTTAACTTTGGTGGAGACTAGAGAAGAGATTTGCCAATTATTACATTCAAATGTAATGCTCTCTTGCAGGTCAATGAGTTCAAGTCAATAGAGAAGTTCAAAATTTTCAACACAAATAATTTGTAAGTTTTGCTGGTTAGTGTTCTTATTGTTTTAGATTATATACTCATACGTAGGTGTTTGACAATAATCTACAGGTGGGTGAACTTAAACGCAGTTAAAAGGCTTGTTGAAGCTGATGCTCTTAAGATGGAAATTATTCCCAATCCAAAGGTTCAAATTGATTACTTTTCAAGTGATTATCTGTCATTCCTTCTGTAGGATGCTCTATTGTGGGCTGGTTGTTTGACAATTGATATTTGGTGGAGAAATTGCTGACAAAATTAGTGGATCTGTAGGAAGTTGACGGAATAAAAGTTCTTCAGCTGGAAACTGCAGCTGGTGCTGCAATAAGGGTACTCAATGTTTAGTAACATATTAATGAGTAAGTTTCTTCTTAGTGCTAATATATTCATATCATTTCTACAGTTCTTTGACAAGGCTATTGGGATTAATGTTCCTCGATCACGATTCCTTCCTGTGAAGGCAACTTCAGATTTGCTTCTTGTCCAGGTTATTAACTTTTTTGATTCAAGGCATGGAATCTTGCTTGGAAATTTGAGTCTTTTATCTGACATAATTAGTTGTCTTGTTTTTTCAGTCTGACCTCTACACTTTGGAAGACGGATTTGTCATTCGGAACAAAGCAAGGGAAAATCCTGAAAACCCTTCTATTGAACTGGGACCAGAATTTAAGAAGGTTAAGATCAATATAACTTACTACTTTTTGTTAGAGGGTAACCATGATACTCATTTTCTTAGTCTCCTTCACAGGTTAGCAACTTCTTGGGCCGCTTCAAGTCAATTCCTAGTATTGTTGAGCTTGACAGTCTAAAAGTGGCTGGTGATGTATGGTTTGGAGCTGGTGTTATCCTCAAGGTATTGGATATGATCATTAGTTTCTGTTCTTTGACATAGTGTTTCATTTTAAGTGTGTAACTTAAGAATTTTAGAACTGAGTATttctaaaattatcttaaaCTTCTGACCTCAATATAATTTGGTTACTTTATGAATGAGATAATTGTAATACTGTTACGATTAATGCAAGAAACCTTCATAAAAGTTCCCCTTGTATGACTAATGTTAAAGTTGtattaataagaataaaacTTAGATACAGTACTTTATGTGCTTTTTGATATTGTTCTCCAACCAAAGGAGTTTTTATCTACAGAACATATGTTGACCTTTAATGAACATTATTTCGCAAATTACCAAAGTAAAAATCCAATTTTGATTGGAGAACAATGCTAAAAGTATCTAAAGAACTGCATCTACATTTTGTCCCTTTTGTTACTCAAGCTCAAAATTGCTTTTCTAATGTTCAATGGCGAATTTAAAATCTTGAAACTGCATACACTTgaaatgttaattaaaattctttgtttaagtttagaaattttttaatgttttaaagtAAATTGGATTGTTGCCAAGAAAATAAGGTAAATATTTTATGGTTTAACAAGTTTAATTTAGGGCATGTTTGGATAAGCTTCTTTAGAAGCACTTCtaggagaaaaaataagaagaaaagaatgaaatgaGTTTCTCTATGGGCTAAAATGAGGTATCCATTAGCTAACTATTAGCTAACTTGTAGATGTCCTCATCTTTTAGAGAAGTTACATGAGAGAGTTTCTACAAATTAACTAATGGAGAGCTCATTTTAACTTAAGGAGAAAGCTCAtctcattattttcttcttacttTCTTCTCTTAGAAGTACTTCTAAAGAAGATTATCAAACCAGGCCCTTAGTCCCCATAGTTTCCACTGTTCAGTGTTGGTTTTGGTTCCTATAATTGAGTTTTAGTCCCTATGATTTTCCTTGTTTGGTTTTGGTTACTAAaccttatatttttcaattaattgcaTTGGTCCCTGCAAAGAAAATGATCCTGATTCTCTTTTTCATTACTATACTCTAACCTGATGGTATGAAACTATAGGGGCTAaatattcaagaaaaataaattatagggaCCAAAACCCAAGTGAAGGACAACTATAAGACCTAAATTTGTCCAAACTAACCCAGGTCAACTATTCGGTGATGGTGATGTTCTCAGTTTACATTCAGACTAGCAGTaacttattttgttttcatcttttaaaaatttcatcctCAAAGGAGGaagagttataaaaaataataggctaaaatatcCTTTTGCTTCCTCatcttactttttattttcagtttgaTCTCTTAAGTTTAAATGGTTCCCTTGAGGTGTTTCTCTCATATCAAACGTTTATATGATGTGGCATCTTCACAATTTATCACATCACTACTATATTGATTGAGTTAGTGTGATAAACTAATGAAAGAATGTAAGTTAACTAAGTTAGGTGATAAATTAATAGAAGAACCAACTTTAACTCAAGGGATTAAAGTAAAACATTATAAACTTAGTGGATGAAactgaaactaaaaaataagagagacCAAAAGTCTTTTGactaaaataatatcatttttttgttacagGGGAAAGTCAGCATCGTATCAAAGCCCGGTGTAAAGCTGGAAGTTCCCGACGGTGTTACCATTGTAGACAAGGTATCTTAGATATATGCATTTGTTTGTGCACGAGGTTGGCATTCTAATTTCTAGGCCTAAAGATTGAATTGTAATATGCAGGAAATTAATGGCCCAGAGGACCTGTGAGGAAGACAGATGACTTTAACTAAAGAATGAATTGTATCAGACCGTATCTTATCTATCTATATGGTCTAGTGTTTTTACTACTCCCATGTTTgataggtaaataaaataagaagtcTTTTGTTGAGAGGATGTCTTGGTGTGGATCTTTACTCATTGTCTTGGAATTCTGTTTAGAACAGCAAAAAAATGACAAGTTTGGTGATAAGTTTCATGTCATTTGGTACAATAGCACTGTGTCCCCCTGTCGAACAAATCAAGGCCTAAGAAAAAAGAAGTGTTAAAATCAATAATCCATCCAAACGTTTTAAAATGCACCAGCATATGTAAGAGAACAGCACAGGACGTTCCTTTGTGCATGCTAGATCATGGTGAGTCCATGGGACCTAAATGTTTAATCAAtcagtttatttaaataaacaaaatagatTTAAGCATAAAATATGATGTATTTTTTAGATgtgtaagtttaattttttttaatttaatattaacggTCACaaattattactttatttaatatattttaattaaagagaTATAAGATTGATTGAGGGGTTAAGAagtaaagaaaagaaggaatgagtttgattttttatgtaataaaaataataaattcataattaacctttatcaataaaaaatattttttaatcaaatacttTTATCTCAAAACTTACTATTAGATTGAAATTTCTTAGCGCCCCTACGGGCAGTGTTTGGTGGCGGGGATAAATAAGTACCCTGCGAAGAAGTCGCGCGTGAAGGCGTTGGTGAAGCTCGTCAACTAGCAGCACCTCATGCCCACGCGCTACACGCTTGACGTGGACTTGAAGGACGCGGTTAACCCCGACGTTCTCAACGCTAAGGATAAGAAGGCCACTGCTCCCAAGAAGCTCCTCGAGGAGAGGTTCAAAACCGGGAAGAACCGGTGGTTCTGAGCGGTAATGTTATCGAGTTTTGTTATTCAAATGCTTTTGGATCTTGCTTTAATTGATACTTTATAATGCTGTGTTGAGATTAGATTTTGgaatttttggttaaatttttgtcatattGGATGTTTAAGGTGGTTTATTGAGATGATATGATAGGTTAATGTTGTTTTAAATTGGTTTAAGCGTGTTTGTGATTGTGATTATGAATCTCTGATGAATTTGGTTTCAGATTTGCGTGTTGTTAGATAGCTAAGTTAcccaaaaattttaattagggaTAATGAGGTTTCGACTTTCGATGGTTAGACGCTAATTTgccctaaaattttattttatgaaaagtaaaAAGTGAGAAATTATAGCCTTGATTGAAGAATGGGGAGATTTAAACAACTATATAATCTAGCGCGTAATTGCTTTtacatttaatcataatttcaGGTATTGATTTTAATCAATGGCTATAAATTGTTCGTTGCACTCCAGTGAATCCTGTTATTTAGAGAAATGAAATCCATTTTCCTCGTTTGTtcgttgcaacttgcaagtattCAAAGATATGGATAATCTATTAAAGTAGGTTCCGTGATGGTTTTGCTGTAGGATTTAATGTGTATTAAGAATatagactaataaataaataattaattattacggATTAACTTGTAAATAATTGTaagtgaaataatttttaaagataattgtTATTTGATGGGAGTATTAGTATTGAGAGACTAATACTCTCCCTTGTGTGCATTAGCTGTTAAAGTCACTATTCTCATCAAATAACACTTACCTTTACATCTTTAGAAATTGTTCCACTTTATTTactattaatcaattttttatttattagtttttaatatgtCACAGTTCTCTCATACGTGACATCAAATCTTACATTTGTGACTTAGCAGCAACAAATTTTGCTTAGTGTCTTGATGACTGTAAAATAGTGCAACGAATTCAAAATTTTGCTTACTATTCTTGATCAATTATTTAGATGCTAGCTAATTGAAGAATCTGGCATCATTTAAGGTGTGTTTGGTGGCTTAGAGTTTGTAGAATTTATTTTGGGTGAACTTGATTTTGAAGAGAGATGCATTGGTACTGCGACAAGTGtgtttgattgatttgattaatattttgaaacacttgCGAGAAGACATGATGAAAGATGCTTGGATGGTAGTTGCTATTTTAGACCTTTTCTTACCTTTAAAAGGTATGAATCGTAGACTCGTAGTTATCAGTATGGGATAGTGGAGCCGAGTCATTGATCTTAAAACTGCTATATAGCAGCACTGAAGTATATATCTCGATGGTTTTAATtgtgaatttatatatatagtttactaaattcatattttatattcttaccATATTCATCATAGAAatgctaaaaaaataatgaaatgtgTGTTGGAGATGGGTGGGGATTCTTAGTTTagataaaattagttgaaaagataatttgaagttaaaaaattagCTGGTATTGAAGATGCTACCTTCTAGAAGATTTTAAGTTaggttattaaattataagtgtgacGGGAGTTAGATTTTACGTTAGTGTTTTGAAAAAATGCTATTTAAGTAATGTTTTAAACAATGTTACAAGCTATTTAAAAAAGATTGTTTATctatgtttattaaaaaaaaaaactaaaagcacCGAACTGCTGAAAATAGGCGTAGTGtggtaatttaaatttttttcctgGAGATGGGTTGggatttttagttataatttcaattttttcttcttaaatctCCAAAatgatgctattttttttttataaatcaagCAATGTgataatcaacttttttttttttctgaatcgagttttaactaaaaattaaaaacagaatcAAATATCCATCGTCTCCACCGACCggtgtttatatttctttttccctGGTTTGCTGAGGCACCCACATCTAGACTTGGTTTCTTCTCTCTAATCTCAACATTTCCATTTTCCACCTTTTATTGGAAGTTTCATACCAGAATTCACTGAACTTGCATTAGATGAGGGCAAAACATGCGAGCAAAGCAAAAATCTGATCCCTAATCTCTGTTTTTGCTCTGGACTCTCCCAATACCCACccaattgaaaaattgaaatcccCTTTTTTTGCGTTAAACGAAAGCAACGTATTCACCCAAACCCTAGAACCACTTCCAGATCAAAACCAACGCGATTGCGCGATCAAAAGGTCTGTGTTCTCTCTCGATTCTCGCGAAACCCGCTCTTTCGCTCACcctttcttcatcttcctccatcTGTCGTACGTGCGCATCgtgaattttcttatttatttagttatttatccATTGGTCAATCAGAACAAAGGGTGAGTGAATGAATAGTCTTGTTATAAAATAGTATACCGAATATAGGGGAGTTTGCAATAATGTGCGAAAAGGTGGTGCGATTAATGTATAGGTAGATTGTTGTTCCGTTTACGATTCTGCTCGTCTTTTTCTATGTTTCGTTAGAAGGTCTTCATGTTGAGTGGCAGTTGTGTATTGTGCATGCATTCCAAAAGACGCGGGCAGAAAGGTTAAGGAAGTAAATAGTAATGTTACAATTGCATTTATGTCCCGAAGCTCTAATTCTATTATATGCAACAGTATCATTTTTATCAGTTTATTTTAGCATAGAGGCAAAGTTGTCCCTTTTCCATCAAATGGGGATCAATTGTTCAGCTCCAAATTCATCGTCTGATATTACTATTGGTCTATTGTTATGTGTTGGTTATTATGATATAAATTGTCcatgtttctgtttttgttgGTACAAGGACGCTTGCATGTCATGGAGCATAGTTGATGTGttcggaaaaaaaaatgaatttgttgGGTATGAGCGAAGGCAATTACCAATTAAACTATAAGTGTTGCAGAAGTGGTAACTGATATATAATTGTGCATAGAAATTATAAGTGCTGTAAAATCAGTTGAGCCTCACTGAGTTTATAACCCAAAACACAATAAACTATTGGTAAATCACTACACTGGTTATCtgtgttgtgtgtgtgtctggTACCTTGACTGAGTTGATGACTAGGTcaatttttataacattgtgaATATGGGGTTCATATTGATAACATCCTGTcctttttatcttaaatttccgtataaataaaattttcttttctgaaCTTCTCACTTTTATACTTTTACTGGTGATGGTAGAAGGCCAGCATACATGTTCACCAATGACCAAAGGCAACAAGAACGAACTGGGAGATATGGAACTTCCAGAGTGGAATTCCTTCAGgtgctttttcttcttcccctctctctttctctcattttcaaCTATGATATAATAATGAAAACGTTTTATTTGCAATTCAATGTACCATTATATTGAATGTGTTGTGGTAATTTCTTTTGTATGTGGACGGAGGACCTTTGATGGATAATGGTTGTTTCAGAAATTGGTGACTCAGTTTCAGAACACATCTGAGGAtggtaacttttttttgttagtttatAATATTCACGTCTGTATTGGTTGCTGAATTTTCTTCTGTTTGcagaaacaagagagaaaattttAGCAAATTTGGCCAACTTTGCCTATGATCCTTACAACTACAACTTCTTGCGTCAGGTATGGACCTATCAGTTTTCTTTCCAGAAAAGCTGCACAAGATTAACTAGAATGTACTTGCATAATATTGCAGCTTAATGTTTTGGAACTTTTCGTTGACTGCTTAACTGAACCCAATGAAAAGCTTGTAGAATTTGGTATAGGAGGGATCTGCAATTCTTGTGTTGGTAATTCTAGTGACTTTATCTTCGGTGATATCATTATTTCTTGCCTAATCGTCtatcttatttacaaaaataacaaattttgagcAGATCCGGCCAATTCTGCAATTGTAACTACGTTTGGTGGGATACCTCTTATAATCCAATGTTTATCAAGCCCAGTTAGGAACACTGTAAGTATAAGAGCTTTTTTGCTTGTTGACATTGTTTCACTTTGATGGCTCCTAAGTTGTGGATCATGTAGCTTGCAGACCAAAGGGGATTTGCTAAACCACGAATATTCAAAAATTTTGTTGATAGCATTTTCCTCCCTTCTGTTACAATCATGATTGTGTTTTCTACTTCATCactaaatgtattttattatatatgaaaaatatttgtgtgtttttttatatgaaatttaattatttgaaacttACGTTTTTTGACTTCTCAGAACATTCTGTTATTCTAGGGATGCTTATAATTACATAACTCACATTATCACTCATTCTCTTCTGGCACTTGCAAAGTAATGTTCCATAAGTTACACTGACCTGTACATTTTAAGTACATTCTAAAGTTAATTTACTTCCATGAAAGGTTCAATTACAATTTGGTAAATTAACAATGCATTTATCTGATACCAGGTAAATTATGCACTTGGGGCACTTTATTATATCTGTAACGAATCTAACAAGGAGGAGATTTTAAGGCCCGAAGTTGTTGATGTCATTAGGAGGTATGCAGCCGCTGAAGAAGTTAGTGTGAGCTTCAGTAATCTGGCTAAAGCTTTTCTGAGTAAACATCTGGCCGAGAACTACTGAGAGACACAGCTTACCTTTCCATACTCATTATAAGACCATATGTCTTGAGTAAGGCAACAAGTAATTAGAAAgaactattattattgtttgatcaaatattattattcttgtTATTGTTATCACACTATTCATGTCTAGAAAGAATTAGACCATACAAGATACTATTTGACATTGAGAATGGTTTCACCCAAAAAAAGGTTTTGATCGTGGGTAGTTGTTGAGTTTTGTCCTCGTTAATgggccattttttttttgttaaaagagagagagagagagagaaaaaagacaaacaaggaactaaaaagtaaaaacaaattaacacacTTCTTGTCCCATCTCATCCGCA
Proteins encoded in this window:
- the LOC114383178 gene encoding UTP--glucose-1-phosphate uridylyltransferase, with protein sequence MATAAEKLSALKSAVAGLNEISENEKNGFISLVGRYLSGEAQHVEWSKIQTPTDEVVVPYDTLAPTPEGSSEVKNLLDKLVVLKLNGGLGTTMGCTGPKSVIEVRDGLTFLDLIVIQIENLNSKYGSNVPLLLMNSFNTHDDTQKIVEKYQNSNIEIHTFNQSQYPRLVVEDFLPLPSKGHTDKDGWYPPGHGDVFPSLLNSGKLDALLSQGKEYVFVANSDNLGAIVDLKILNHLIQNKNEYCMEVTPKTLADVKGGTLISYEGRVQLLEIAQVPDEHVNEFKSIEKFKIFNTNNLWVNLNAVKRLVEADALKMEIIPNPKEVDGIKVLQLETAAGAAIRFFDKAIGINVPRSRFLPVKATSDLLLVQSDLYTLEDGFVIRNKARENPENPSIELGPEFKKVSNFLGRFKSIPSIVELDSLKVAGDVWFGAGVILKGKVSIVSKPGVKLEVPDGVTIVDKEINGPEDL
- the LOC114383179 gene encoding armadillo repeat-containing protein 7 encodes the protein MFTNDQRQQERTGRYGTSRVEFLQKLVTQFQNTSEDETREKILANLANFAYDPYNYNFLRQLNVLELFVDCLTEPNEKLVEFGIGGICNSCVDPANSAIVTTFGGIPLIIQCLSSPVRNTVNYALGALYYICNESNKEEILRPEVVDVIRRYAAAEEVSVSFSNLAKAFLSKHLAENY